The sequence below is a genomic window from Polaribacter vadi.
TTAAATTTACAGTTTTAGCAACCAACTCTGCACCCAAAAACATTAGTTTATCGTGTAAAGTTCCTACAGTTTCATCATTTAAAACAGGAATTTCTTCTTGCAAAATAATTTCACCAGTATCAATTTTATCATCAATGAAAAATGTGGAAACACCTGTTTTTGTTTCTCCATTAATAATTGCCCAATGAATTGGTGCAGCTCCTCTATAATCTGGAAGTAATGAAGCATGTAAATTAAATGTGCCAAATTTTGGCATTTGCCAAACTAATTTTGGTAACATTCTAAAAGCAACTACAATTTGTAAATTGGCATTTAGGCTTTTTAAGTCTTCAAGAAACACTTCGTTTTTTAAATTTGTAGGTTGTAAAATTTTTAAATTTTGAGTTAACGCATATTTTTTTACAGCAGATTCGTTTAATTTTCTTCCTCTTCCAGCAGGTTTATCTGCAGCAGTAATTACACCAACAACGTTATAATTATTGTCTACTAAATGTTTTAAAATGGTGACTGCAAAATCTGGAGTTCCCATAAAAACGATTCGTATATCTTTCATAATTTTTTATTTTATTTGGTATTTATTTTGATGATTTATCTGCACTTTATTTTCAGATAATAAGGTTCGCAAATGTATTAAAATGTCCTTTTCATTTGCCTGTAATTGTTGCCTAATTTCTTGCGAGGTTAAACTCGTTTTTTTGTTTAAAAGAGCTAAAATATGTAAAGATAAATCTTCTTTTTTTGCTCTTTTATCTGATAAACAAACATCACAAATACCACATTTTTGAGTTGATTTTTCATCAAAATAATCTAATATTTGAATACTTCTACATACGTTTTGATTCGAAATATAGGCTAAAAAATCTTCTGATTTTTTCTCTTTCTGTTTTAAGAATTGAACAATTTCTTTAGAGCATCTGTTAATAGTTCTATCATCTTCTCTTGGAACTAAAAATTGAATTTCTGAGTCCGTTTTTACACGACGATATTCTAAGATTTTATCTTCATGCAAACGTTGCAAATTGGCAATTATGTGTCTAGAAGTAGTTTTGCTTTTCTTTGCTAGTAGAAATTCATCTACTTTAACTTCTTGTTTAAATAACCCTGTGTAAGTTCTTAATAGTGAGTCAATAAATATCTTAGTATCAATATTATTGATAGCGTAAGAAATAACATTTTTACTACTTGTATTAAAAATTACAGTCGATTTTTGATTGAATGTATTTGTGATTTCTATGATGCCATTATTGGCTAAAATTTTTAAAACAGCTTCTACTTTTTTTTGAGATAATTGATACTTTTTACTGAATTCAGAAAGCTGAAATTGAAACAATTCTTCCGAAATTTCGCCTGTAGAAATTCTAAAATATTGATATAATTTTTTGTGAATTTCTTTCACTTCTAAAATTGTTGGTAAGCCTTTTTTTACAAGTTCTTTATATTTTAAAATATCGTTTTCATTTTTTAATAAAACTGCAAAAGATTTTTTTTCGTTTCTACCTGCTCTTCCAGATTCTTGAATATAATTTTCGAGCGAAAAAGGGAAATCAAAATGAATTACAACCCCCACATTTGGTTTGTCAATTCCCATTCCAAAAGCATTCGTTGCTACCATGATTTTTGTCTTTTCAGTCATCCAATTTTGGTACGCATTTTGTTTTTCTTTGGCAGATAATCCACCATGATAAAAACTACTTTTAAAATTATTAGCAGTTAAAAAACGTGCAATTTCTTCCGTTCTTTTTCTTGAACTTACATACACAATTGCTGGCGTTTTTGTCTTGGTAAAAATTTGAATCAACCTTAATAATTTATCTTCCACATTAAAAATTTGATAGGCTAAATTTTCTCTGTAAAAAGATTTTTTAAAAACTGTAGTTTTTTTTAAATCAAGATTTTTGGCAATGTCCTCTAAAACTCTTTGGTTGGCAGTTGCAGTTAATGCAATAAAATTTGTGTTCGGAATTAGTTCTTTTAAAATCTTAATATTCCTGTAACTTGGTCTAAAATCATGACCCCATTCAGAAATACAATGTGCTTCATCAATAGCAATAAAACTAATGTTGAGTTCTTTTAATTTTTGCTGAATAAATAAGGACTGCAATCTTTCTGGAGAAATGTATAAAAATTTATAATTGCCGAATTTAATGTTATCAAAAAGAGCAATCATATCATCTTGAGAAGAACCAGATTTTATAAGTGTTGCTTTTATATTGCGTTTTTTTAAATTTTCTACTTGGTCTTGCATTAACGCAATTAATGGCGAAATTACTACGCAAACGCCTTCTTTAACCAAGGCAGGTACTTGAAAGCAAATCGATTTTCCACCTCCAGTTGGTAATAAAGCAATCGTGTCTTTTTGATCTAAAACAGCTTGTATAATTTCCTCTTGTGGTTCTCTAAAAGTGGTGTAATTCCAGTATTCTTTTAATATGTTTTTTGGGGATATCATAAATCGCAAGAAAGCGAATTAAGAATAAAATTAGTTCGTTCTTCAATAGCGCCAAAAGGAACATTTATAATATTGTACCCCAAATCTGAATAGGCTTCTATTAAAAACTGATCGATAGTTAGCGATTCTTCAAAAGTTTCATAACGTTCATTATCAGTTGTATGAATTTCTTCCCAAGGAGAAAAATGAAAAATTTTAGTGTATTTGTAGGCTTTACTTTTTTCTAAATATAAATCAGGATATGCTGTCTTAAAATAGTTCATATAGGCATGAACATCAGGAATTCCTCTGTCAAAAAAAACAATTTGTTCTTTTCTTTTATTAGCATTTAAAAACTGTTCTTCTCTACCTTTTAATAACATTTCGCTAAACAGCAGAGGTTCTGTTAAAAACAGTTGTTCAATTCCATCTTTTTGAGCTTTTAAAGTAACAGCTCTAGAAACTTCGTCAAAACAACAAAAACCTTTGTCTTTTAAAGCATTTAAAACGGTTGTTTTTCCTGTACCTGGACCACCAATTAAAACTATTTTTTGCTGATTTTCTTGCAACTTTTTCGTGTTAGAATTATTATTTTTGATTTTCTTTTCATAAATCAATTCCACAAAAATAAATCATTCGTTTTATAAAACTAATTTTTAATGTAATTTTGTGGCTTGTTATTTGTAAAGAATACAATAAATTTTCAATTATGAGTGATAAAAAAGAGTTCTATATCAAGCTTAAAGGTCAGTTAGAAGACACCACCGATTTTCCTGCAGATTATATGTATAAGTTTATTGTGCCCACAGATGGTAATCAATTAGCAGAAGTAGAAAGTTTGTTTGATAATAAAGGAGCAGTTATTACCACAAAAAATTCTAAAACTGGGAAATATGTTAGTATTACTATCGTTTTAAAGTTAAATTCTGCTGATGAAATTATTAGTTATTACAAAAAGGTTGAAAAGATTAAGGGAATTATATCGTTATAAATTTATGAGAAAATTAGTTTTAGTACTGTTTTTAGGAGTGTCAAGCATTATTTTTGGGCAAAGAAATGATAAAATTTTAATAACTATTGATGGCGAAGAAATTTCAGTTGGAGATTTTAAAAGAATTTACGAGAAAAATTTAGATGCTATAGATAATGAAGAAGCAAAAGATGTTCAGAAAAATCTAGATCTTTTTATCAATTATAAGTTAAAAGTAAAAGAAGCATATAATATAAAATTAGATACATTACCTTCTTATAAAAAAGAGATTGAAGGCTATAGAAATCAGCTTTCTGCACCTTATATGCAAGATACCGTTTTTATTAATAAATTAGTAAAAGATGCATATTTTAGAACTAAAAACGAAGTAAAAGCAAAGCATATATTAATAAGAACACCAAAAGACGCCACTCCAAAAGATACGTTAGAGGCGTATCAAAAAATAATGAATATTAGAGCTAGAATCTTAAAAGGAGAAGATTTTGAAGCGGTTGCAGAAGAAACATCAGAAGATCCATCTGCAAGAGATGATGAAAAAAGTGGACGAAAGGCAAACAAAGGAAATTTAGGTTATTTTTCTGCTTTTAAAATGGTGTACCCTTTTGAAGATGCAGCTTACAATACTAAAGTTGGTGAAGTTTCAGAACCCTTTAAAACTCGTTTTGGATATCATATTTTAAAAATAGATTCTTTAAGAGCATCAAAAGGAGAAGTAGAAGTTGCGCATATTTTGATAAATAATCAAAACAAAAATGCAAAAAAACTAATTGATTCTCTTTACAATCAATTAGAAAAAGATGTGCAATTTAAAACACTTGCAAGAAAATTTTCTGAAGATTCAGGCTCAAAATCTAAGGGTGGAAAATTAAGACAATTTGGCACTGGAGTAATGGTAAAGCCTTTTGAAGATGTAGCATTTAATTTGCAAAAAGAAGGTGAATATTCTAAACCTTTTAAAACGCCTTTTGGTTGGCATATTATACAGTTGATAAAAAAACATCCTGTACAACCTTTTAGTGAACTACAAGATGAACTTAAAAGCAAAGTAAAATCTGGTGATAGAGCTCAATTATCTGAAAAAGCAGTTATTGATAAATTAAAGAAAAAATATACAATTTCTGAAAACGAAAGTGCAAAAGCTATTTTTGAGCATAAAAATATAAGAAATATCGCTCAAGATTCTTTACAGGCTGTTCTGTTGACAATTAATGAGTTAGAAATAAAACAAGAAGCTTTCGTAAAATATCTTAAAAACAGAGGTAATACTCCTATTTACGAACTTTTTAACGAGTTTAAAGACAAAGAGATTTTAAGTTATTACAAAGAAAATTTAGAAAAAACCGAACCAGAGTTTGCTAATACATTGCAAGAATATAGAGATGGTTTGTTGTTATTTGAATTGATGCAACAAAAAATATGGGAAAAATCATCTAAAGATACTTTAGGATTAAAAAACCATTATAAAGCCAATTTATCTAAATTTCAAAATAAAGAATTCAATAAAATAAAAGGAGAGGTAATGAACGATTACCAGAATATTTTAGAGGAAAAATGGATTGCAGATTTGAGAAATAAAAGTACTATTGAAGTAAATAATAGAGAACTTAAAAAATTAATTAAATTTTATAAAAAAGACTAATGAGGAAATTTACAGTGCTTTTTTTAATCTTTTGTGTATTTGCTTCTTGCGAATATCTTCAAGTAGAAGAAAAAGAAAATACAACATCAGAAATTGTAGCGATTGTAAATACCGAAAAACTTTTTAGAGAAGATTTAGTGAATGTTGTGCCAAATAATACCAGCAAAGAAGATAGTATTGTTTTGGTAAAAGGCTTTATAAACGATTGGGCAGTAAAACAATTATTATTAAGTAATGCAGAGAGCAATAGTTCTTTAGAAGAAGTTACAGAAATTAACTCCTTAGTAAAAGATTACAAAGAAAGTTTACTAATTAATAGTTATAAAGAAAGGCTTATAAATCAACAATTAGATACTGTTATTAGCGAAAGTGAAATAGAAAATTTTTACGCAGATAACAAAGAAAATTTTAAGTTGAATGAAGAATTATTAAAGATTAAATATCTTCATTTTGATAACAATATTATCAATAAAAAAGAATTTATAAAACTTTTTCAATCTGATAAAATTGAAGATTTAGAAGCGTTAGAAAAACAACAATTAAGTTTTAAATATTACCAATTTAACGATTCAATTTGGACACAATTAGATAAGGTTTTGTTAAAACTGCCTTTTTCTAAAGAAAATCTGTTAAATAAAACAAAATTCCTCCAAAAACAAGATTCATTAGGTTTATATTTGGTGGCCGTAAACGATGTTTTGGTTAGGAATGATACAGCACCATTAAGCTATATAGAACCTACCGTAAAACAAATGATTTTACACAGACGTAAAATTGAATTAATTAGAGATATAGAAAAAATACTAGTAAAAGATGCAACAAAAAACAACAATTTCAAAATATACTAAACTTACACTTTTCGCAGCTCTTTTCGGGTTGATGAGCTTTTCAACCTTTGCACAAAAAATTAAAATTGATGGTGTTGCAGTTGTGGTTGGAAAAAATATTGTGCTAGATTCTGATATCGATAAATTTAAGCAGGAAATTGAAATAAGATCTGAAAATAAAATTAAAATTTCTGATTGTGAAATGTTAGAAGAGTTGATGGAACAAAAACTATTGGCACATCATGCAGTTATTGATAGTGTTTTAGTTTCTGATCCAGAAATTGCTGCTAGAGTAGATAGGAGTGTGCAGTATTTTACACAACAATATGGTTCTGTAGATAAAGTAATTAAAGCCTATGGTTTTAATGATTTAGATGATTTAAAAAAGGAATTACATTCTGTACAAACAGAAAACCTTCTTATAGAAAAAGAACAACAAAAAATTACTGAAAAGATAGATGTAACTCCAGAAGAGGTTCGTATTTTTTATAACGGATTAAAAGAAAAAGGAGAATTACCAGAATTTTCTGCAGAAATAGAATTGGCGCAAATTGTTATAACAGCGAAACCAACAGATGCAGAAACTGAAAGAATTTTAAACAAATTAGCAGAATTAAAAAAGGAAATTGAAGATGGTGCTAATTTTAAAATGAAAGCGATTATTAATTCTGATGATCCTTCAGTAGCTCAAAATGGTGGAAACTTAGGAGAAATTACTAAAGAAACTAATTTTATTAAAGAGTTTAAAGAAATGGCTTTTTCTTTAGATCCAAATCAAATTTCGAAACCTTTTAAAACGGATTTTGGATACCACATTATAAAATTGCACGAAATTAAAGGAAACGCAAGAGTTGTTTCTCATATTTTAATGCAACCAGAAATTCCTGATGCAAAACTTACAGAAACAAGAGAAATTGCTGAAAAATTAATTGCAGATATTAATGATGGTAAAATTACTTTTGAAGAAGCTGTAAAAAAATATTCGGATGATGATGAAACAAAAAATAACGGAGGTTTAATTCTTAATCCTTATACAGGAGAATCTACATTCGATTTAACAGGAATGGACCCAGCTTTGTATGCAAGAGTTGCAGAATTAAAAAAAGGTGAATTAACAGAAGTGTTTTTCGACCAAAATAGAAGTGGAGAGAAAATGTACAAATTCATGATTATGAGAGATAGAACAGATACTCATACTGCAGATATTGTGAACGATTATGTAAAAATTCAAGAATTAGCTTTAACAAAAAAGAAAGAAGAAACCGTTACAAAGTGGGCAAAAGAGAAGATTAAAGATACCTACATTAAAATGGCAGATGATCACAGAAAATGTACTTTCGAAAAAAACTGGAAAAAAGAAACAGGTAAATAATGTCTGATGTAAAAGCTGTAAATGATTTAGTCTTAAAACATAAATCATTAAAAACCGAGATTAGTAAAATAATTATTGGGCAAGAAGAAGCCGTTAATTTTGTGTTATTATCCATTTTTTGTGGAGGACATTCATTGTTAATTGGTGTGCCAGGTTTAGCAAAAACGCTTTTAGTAAATACAGTTTCTGATGTGTTGGGTTTAAAATTCAATAGAATTCAGTTTACTCCAG
It includes:
- the fmt gene encoding methionyl-tRNA formyltransferase; its protein translation is MKDIRIVFMGTPDFAVTILKHLVDNNYNVVGVITAADKPAGRGRKLNESAVKKYALTQNLKILQPTNLKNEVFLEDLKSLNANLQIVVAFRMLPKLVWQMPKFGTFNLHASLLPDYRGAAPIHWAIINGETKTGVSTFFIDDKIDTGEIILQEEIPVLNDETVGTLHDKLMFLGAELVAKTVNLIADGNIKTKKQPELEEKSAPKLHTENTKIDWSLSLDTIYNKIRGLNPFPSAWTILLNNEEEISAKIYEVEKIEESHNLEAGTIITSKKEIKVAVANGFINIKGIKLAGKKKMDATSLLNGFNFAANSKMI
- a CDS encoding DUF493 family protein codes for the protein MSDKKEFYIKLKGQLEDTTDFPADYMYKFIVPTDGNQLAEVESLFDNKGAVITTKNSKTGKYVSITIVLKLNSADEIISYYKKVEKIKGIISL
- a CDS encoding AAA family ATPase; the encoded protein is MQENQQKIVLIGGPGTGKTTVLNALKDKGFCCFDEVSRAVTLKAQKDGIEQLFLTEPLLFSEMLLKGREEQFLNANKRKEQIVFFDRGIPDVHAYMNYFKTAYPDLYLEKSKAYKYTKIFHFSPWEEIHTTDNERYETFEESLTIDQFLIEAYSDLGYNIINVPFGAIEERTNFILNSLSCDL
- a CDS encoding peptidylprolyl isomerase, giving the protein MRKLVLVLFLGVSSIIFGQRNDKILITIDGEEISVGDFKRIYEKNLDAIDNEEAKDVQKNLDLFINYKLKVKEAYNIKLDTLPSYKKEIEGYRNQLSAPYMQDTVFINKLVKDAYFRTKNEVKAKHILIRTPKDATPKDTLEAYQKIMNIRARILKGEDFEAVAEETSEDPSARDDEKSGRKANKGNLGYFSAFKMVYPFEDAAYNTKVGEVSEPFKTRFGYHILKIDSLRASKGEVEVAHILINNQNKNAKKLIDSLYNQLEKDVQFKTLARKFSEDSGSKSKGGKLRQFGTGVMVKPFEDVAFNLQKEGEYSKPFKTPFGWHIIQLIKKHPVQPFSELQDELKSKVKSGDRAQLSEKAVIDKLKKKYTISENESAKAIFEHKNIRNIAQDSLQAVLLTINELEIKQEAFVKYLKNRGNTPIYELFNEFKDKEILSYYKENLEKTEPEFANTLQEYRDGLLLFELMQQKIWEKSSKDTLGLKNHYKANLSKFQNKEFNKIKGEVMNDYQNILEEKWIADLRNKSTIEVNNRELKKLIKFYKKD
- a CDS encoding RecQ family ATP-dependent DNA helicase, encoding MISPKNILKEYWNYTTFREPQEEIIQAVLDQKDTIALLPTGGGKSICFQVPALVKEGVCVVISPLIALMQDQVENLKKRNIKATLIKSGSSQDDMIALFDNIKFGNYKFLYISPERLQSLFIQQKLKELNISFIAIDEAHCISEWGHDFRPSYRNIKILKELIPNTNFIALTATANQRVLEDIAKNLDLKKTTVFKKSFYRENLAYQIFNVEDKLLRLIQIFTKTKTPAIVYVSSRKRTEEIARFLTANNFKSSFYHGGLSAKEKQNAYQNWMTEKTKIMVATNAFGMGIDKPNVGVVIHFDFPFSLENYIQESGRAGRNEKKSFAVLLKNENDILKYKELVKKGLPTILEVKEIHKKLYQYFRISTGEISEELFQFQLSEFSKKYQLSQKKVEAVLKILANNGIIEITNTFNQKSTVIFNTSSKNVISYAINNIDTKIFIDSLLRTYTGLFKQEVKVDEFLLAKKSKTTSRHIIANLQRLHEDKILEYRRVKTDSEIQFLVPREDDRTINRCSKEIVQFLKQKEKKSEDFLAYISNQNVCRSIQILDYFDEKSTQKCGICDVCLSDKRAKKEDLSLHILALLNKKTSLTSQEIRQQLQANEKDILIHLRTLLSENKVQINHQNKYQIK
- a CDS encoding peptidylprolyl isomerase, producing the protein MQQKTTISKYTKLTLFAALFGLMSFSTFAQKIKIDGVAVVVGKNIVLDSDIDKFKQEIEIRSENKIKISDCEMLEELMEQKLLAHHAVIDSVLVSDPEIAARVDRSVQYFTQQYGSVDKVIKAYGFNDLDDLKKELHSVQTENLLIEKEQQKITEKIDVTPEEVRIFYNGLKEKGELPEFSAEIELAQIVITAKPTDAETERILNKLAELKKEIEDGANFKMKAIINSDDPSVAQNGGNLGEITKETNFIKEFKEMAFSLDPNQISKPFKTDFGYHIIKLHEIKGNARVVSHILMQPEIPDAKLTETREIAEKLIADINDGKITFEEAVKKYSDDDETKNNGGLILNPYTGESTFDLTGMDPALYARVAELKKGELTEVFFDQNRSGEKMYKFMIMRDRTDTHTADIVNDYVKIQELALTKKKEETVTKWAKEKIKDTYIKMADDHRKCTFEKNWKKETGK